CCCTTATTCTTGAGGATTAGAATTCCCTTCTCACTCATGTGGCCtaatctcatatgccacaacttggtGTTATCTTTGTTGAGTGAGGCAACAGCTACAGAACCTGTAACTGTTGAACCCTGCATACAAACTATCACATCAAATTTCCTTTAGTAACACAAGAGCTCATTTAGACACTTTTAAAACTCCACCTTCAGCTGAGTATCTACACCCATGAGATTCAAGGGTGCGTAAGGAAATGAGATTCCATTTCAACTCAGGGACATATTTGAGACCTATTAAAGTTTTAACAATTCCATCATGTGTCTTCATTTTGATTGTTCCTTCACCAACAACTTTGCATTGAGCATTGTTTCCCATCAAAACAAGACCATCATAAACTGGTtcatatgtggtaaaccagTCTCTATTGTGAGACATATGAAAAATACAACCAAAATtaagaatccattcatttttaGACCTTTGTTCAGTGTTGGAAGCTACAAAACAATCCCCATCAGATTCAGTTTCAACAATATTGGCTTCGACAGATTTTTCTGGTTGTTTACAATTTTCCTtatcttctctatcttgcttatttttcaatGTATAACATTCAGAGATCTCATGTccctttttcttgcaataaCGGCAATATTTGGAGTTCTTGTCTCTAGATTTTAACCTGGATTGATATTTACTattcctacctttctcttggtttctccCTCTAACTACTAATCCTTCACCAGAACTTCCAGAATGAATTTCaatatcaaatttttctttggctactaaattagtcttgacatcatcaaagcttaaggtaagataattatcgtataacataatttctttgaattgtcAATACGAGGGTGGTAGATAAACAATAAGTATAACGACTTTATTGTTAGaaaggatggctttaaactagagggggtgaattgtttaaagagggttttcgcaaatatttaaaccaagaatgaaattacttcaagaaacaattgataaggaattcagtttgccaaaacacaaagcaaaaggcacagcaccagaaaaacaatcggttgtttcgcagaaacaatcggttgtttataccagtttgcaaatattaaaactgaatttaaagagattaaggatagagggaatgcacacagatgtttatactggttcactctaaacccagagctacatccagtcttctcagaaaccactgaggaaatccactaagcaatcaaacctagatcacttacaccacaaccaagaaagtgaccttgatcccctcaagacacacattcctcttggtcaacacaccaacactaagaatgttgatctttatcccctcaagaacacacaacacttcttagcaaacacacaaagtttctttcaacagatacaaggattacacttgttacagaatgaaatTTGAaatcacactctttgatcaaacttaatctctaagcaatctcaactctttcaaaatctcaaaatttgtgaaaaactcaaaaaaaaatttctgtatatatcaaagttgttgtttgttatcaaatcttaacaaactattaattgcatttaaagattggtcaaatcattaaaaactggagcgtaaacagttagaaaatcatttaatgctcagtcaaagcacaaaccatttttttgttatggtaccaaaacaaacaattggttgttttggttttgacagcaagtcaaccataaaaacagttttcaaccttttctaaaaacacctaagtataaaacaatcggttgttttgacaaaacaacaggttgtttttcacttagcttgaaaaacacttttcttttttaaaaagattgagagtgtctatgctttggattcaatcaagagtggattacatatacaatctaccccagatcctatctaagacagctcagcaacagcaagcacaacctagccttcaacatccttcaaagggttttggattcttcaaagcttgaacaccacttggttcaacatttaTCCTCATCGtcaattttaacatccaaattttccaaaccaattatgatggaattaaattcatcaaggtgAGATTGAATGGGAGTACCTTCGGACATTCGGAGTGTAAAGAGTCACTCCTTTAACCGGAGTTTGTTTGCAAGACTTTTGGTCATGTATAGAGACTCCAATTTACTCCATATGCCTATTGTAGTTTTCTCGTTGATGACCACACGCAACACCTCACGGGACAAGCATAACTAGATTGTAGACAATGTTTTTTCATCCATCTCATCCCACTGCTCCTCCGTCATAGTGGTTGGCCTCGTCATTTTACTTGCCAGAACTTACTTTAAACCATTTTGGGTGAGAACAGCTAGCATCTGGACTCACCAAATAGCAAAGCTAATTTTACCATAGAATTTCTCAATATCAAATATCAACATTATTGAACAACAAATCTTGATTGAATTGTCGAAAAAGCTCTGATGCCAATTTGTAAGGATATCGTGTGTGGAAGcatgataatttcaaccaaagattatgagaaattaaagtaacaagaaaaatgagaatgataccagaatttttaggtggaagACCCCTTaatagaggtaaaaaaaccACCAccgagagagccaaaactttcACTATAATTGTACTGGGAGTACAACAAATTCCTCTcaggctaatagataaatagaaCTAAAACAAATTCTCTCGATATGAGTTAAACATTTACACCCAAGagaagaaatagagagtatatgaaaggagagaggaagcaagtgtatgttgttgtttgttatgttacattgcttgaagaAAGTCACTATATAGTGGTtttaggagacaacaataataaaaacaattaatggtAAGTAACCTCCCTTTGATAACAATTAATGGTGAACGGTGAGTAGCCTCCCTTTGATTTCAATTAATTGTGAACGGTAagtaacctcccaattatgctaaaaaaacaacaaaggTGAGTCATATCCCacattattaattatgaaatttatgattaattttacaagatttatataaaaaatacatatataaacttaaaataattattaatatctcaTTACACTTTGAACGATCTAAAATCCTATAAATGATCTATTAAGAGAGTAGAGGATCTATAAATGATATGTTAAGATATTAGGCTATCTATAAAATGGTTTAtgataacaaaaacaaataaagtGATTTATTTagcttttataatttttgttcatGACAAAATGATTTGATAGATTACTCAAAATAGAAAGTATGATGAACAAATTAAATGGCTAACAAGTTTACTTAAAATAATTCATTGTAAAAAACGAAATTTTTATAATAGATATCCTTGTTAAAATCGTGTTTAATCAACGTAATATaatatatcaaataaaaaacaaattgaatAATTGTAAATCTCACGTACTCTAATTTTAGCAACTTGatttatcttaaattatttttcgattatgttttaatttatttttactaaCCCATATTCTAAATACTTTCTAATTAGTTTCCTAAACATATTTGAAgtaaaaacaaattgaaaaattacaaattcaaactttTTGTTTTAAGTGTCTATATTACCTTGAAAGATAAAGatgtaaaaatatttcaaaatccaTATTTCAAAATCCAAACTTAacgaatttatatatataaaaagattaaAGGTGAATAACTAAAACAAGATAAGTCAATTAATAAAAGTTATACAAGCATTTAGTTAAGTCGGTAGAACGTCTATTCTTTTAGATGATTGATGGCTAAACTATTATAATCTTTTGCTTATTAAGTTATAccattttgaattttctttgtGTTATATTTAagaatgttatttattttcttgataaTTTTCAATCTTAAGGACAAACTAAGAAGATGTAACATATGAAAATATGAGAATACTAGTTATAACAAAGTGTGATGATTAATgaaaagttttaaataattgaCTTAAAAGACAAGTCAATTAATAAAAGTTATACAAGCATTTAGTTAAGTCAGTAGAACGTCTGTTCTTTTAGATTGATTGCTAAACTATTATAATCTTTTGCTTATTAAGTTATAccattttgaattttgtttgtgCTATATTTAAGAATgttatttgttttcttgataATTTTTAATCTTAAGAAAGAAGATGTAACATATGAAAATATGAGAATACTAGTTATAACCAAGTGTgatgattaataaaaaaaattaaataattaacttaaaaaCATTGAATATAATCCAACTTCATGTAAATTAAGACAATTTCTTGTGTGCAATTATTGCTTTGTTCTTTTAGTGCTatgcttttttatttattttatcttgaCGGATTAATATAttgaacaaaatattaaaaaataataataactaaacaTAGAATAAATTGAATCTTCTATTAGTATCTGAACCACttcttaaaatgaaaaaaaaaaaagacatcaATACTACACTCAAAGTAGTgccaatttttattttctccttTGCTGAAGGTATTTTGTGTTACTGTTTTtggtttgaaaataaaatattttaaaaaattaaattgttggagatcccacatcgactgcaaacctcaaccctatatATTTTGGATGGTCCGATAgtgggtggcacgataggcccaacacaaacactcgctagaaTAGGCttgaaatggctctgataccatgttacatggtgaactttaagcctaactcaacctcataaaaccggctcatagggttgaggtttgcatctccaacacacccccctcacgtcgagactgtcaactcgtgcttgggactatatattttgggtggtccgatagcggcccgatagcgggtgacacgataggcccaacaaatactcgctaagataggctcgaaatggctctgataccatattacgaggtggactttaagcctaactcaaccccataaaaccggctcataggattgaggtttgcacccacttatatacaatgaaagactctaatctctagtcgatgtgggatctccaacataaaTATTGCGGGATGATTTTTAGGAATGTCCGTGTCAATGAAGTAGTTAGGATCTATTTTTTTAGGAATGTTTTATGATGGCGAAGGATATCATatagtataatattttttttaaatgttgaaTTTTCGGACTAATATCATATagtataatttctttttttataaagattggAGTATTTCTTAactatttcaatttattttattatattatttgccAATAAAAAAATTCCTTATTTATATGATACGTATTTCTCGCTATTCACTAAATTAAGTATTTttcctaattaaaaaaatgtaatttttttattcttctagCACCTGTCAAAGATTTTATTCATGTTTATGGGGTCAAATTTGTTTACAGTTCACATCAATGTTCCCTTCAAATTGGTGTGCCAGTCATGAGAATTTATGGGCCCAGAGAGAAACGATAAACAaaatccatatatatatatgaaatacgTATGATAAGTTGAAAAAGAAGTTTCTTCTTTTATCCTTCTAAACTCtcattaataaaacaaaatcatgaaataaaaattaaatttaaaaataaaaaataattaattattataataaataaattaaagatattttaaaaacttaattttaattttatttttaaattagtttatattattatctactctaccaattttaaaaataattatttttttaatttccaaatcACTTCTTATAATTGTAATCTACATACTTTTTCACATTCTGTACATCAGTTCAAATAccccaaaaaatttaaaatacaaaaagtataACTTTACACTCATACTAGTCTAACTACTTTTACcatcataattaataaaataaatatgagaaTGATTAAGAGctaaatattttgtaatatgtttctttttaacaccaaataataaaattaaattaagaaaaacactttagtgttccaatccttataaataaaataaaataataaccaCATAATAAAAACAATCAATACACTATCAAGATTGCTGCATAAATATGCTTTAGGAACTGGTTGCATGGCCTAAACCAAACACACCTGCTGCATAATACTTATGCATAGTAGATATTTTTTGTGAGAGTTGTACTTCCACTTATTTATAATCTCtacagtatatatatatatatatatatatatatatatatatattttgaatgaaaacaattttttttgggTGTTACAGCGTTGCACACATCGAATCAAGATAATTAGTTGTCGTGCTTTGTGTTAACTAAGAACAGAAGGCTTTGACATGTGACATTGCTACAGTCACTTATTTAATGCACAACAATAGACAATATGGTACGGTTCCCGTATCATGGTAACTCTTATCTGTTATGCATCCATGTATCTAGTGTTTGGAGTAAGAATTTTGTCTTCATATAATAATGGAAAATGGTTCTTCAGTGTGCATATACTTTTCATGAATAAACAGCCCTTATTTTTCCTTCTCGTAACTAATGATCAATAGCTTGAACTTCTGAATATTCCTCGGGGGGAAAAAACATGGTATCCACATCCTCAATGTCGATTTTATTTAGAAACCTGGAGATGGAGAAGTAGTGGAGGAAAGgcaaatacaaaattattaattattgtccTTTTCCACATGAAAAGCTTTTTGTTTGGTCGGCACATGAAAAGCTTTGATGCTCCAGATTGAGTTTCTTCAATTGGTAAACAGCTAACATAGTCATGCATCGAAAATATCCACAGTTGCTATTGTGCATAGGATCAAGCATTAAAGTGATCCCATTTGTCACAATatcactttcttcttcttgtAGAGGATGGTAGCGATCTTAATTTGACACATATATTTTGTTATGCAATCCACTCTTTGATGTTTCAGGAGGGTTTAAGGTTAGAGAAAATGGTAAAATACGACCTCAATAGCATGTAAAATGAGTGTTAAAATTAATCTGTTGGTTTAGTTAGAAAGTTTGTTCAAGAAATCAACTTTATTTTGCCTTCATAGGATACTAAAGGTCAGAAAAGGTTTTGTTgacataaaaaagtaaaaaaacttACACTTGACACTctcttataataatataataatatttttaattaaaaatcaattaaatataattaaaatattaattttttaatatttaaagtgaATATTTAGTACTTTATATGGTGTTAACTTATCATCACTCATAAAGGTCACTAACAATATAAAGTGGGGATATGACAAAAACAAATAGAAAAGGTCCACAGTCCAAATATTTGCAAATTTGGATCATCATGATGCATGTCAAAAAAAACACTTAAGACCCTTTCTTAAAATCAATAAGCACAACTTGAAATTTTAGTAAACAtgataaaaatagttattttatcatcCCATTAAATTAACAAGCGAGAAAGTTGACAATCTTTTTTAGTGTAATTAATAATAGGTGAGAAATACTAATGGAAAATATTACATCATAATCTGATTGAATGtgtaattataaaaatacaCAAGAAAAATTCATTTTAGTTTCCTACAATAAGTTATGGTTATAAAAAAAAGCCAATAGGAAAGATAAAATCTATTCAAGttggaaacaaaaataaatatcaaatattatcTTTAATAAAGACTTTTAACtcacactaaaaattattaaaataataataataagttagtaTCTATGAAGATACAAGTGAATACAAGTTAAAAGTTCATCTTATAAGTATATAGTATATAATCTTATAAGTCATATTTGATGTTGAATTAAGTCTAAAGTTtccttcttaataattatttttaattttatatattttagtattCTCTAAACCTATAttataatcaaataataatatttttttttaaacttaatcAACACtacttataaatttatattctataaatttatattctaTTGAAGAGCATCTCATAATGACCAAAATTTAACTTTGTCATCGATTTTTTAAGAGTCTATAATAATTGTagtgataatattttttgaCTTATTAGAGGATTATGGTTTATAATTGGTTAGGGTTTTGGCTGGCGCCCATGTCACGTGTCGAGTGTCCGACGTGACTACTCACAGAGAGTGTACAGAGATCTGGAAAATATAAAACAAGCACCAAATACAGTGTGACGGCACTCCACAACTTCACTCAACCCTCTTCTTTCTCCAtttccctttctctttctctttctctttctctttctccttcTCAACCATTTCTTAATCTTTAATAAGCTACCAAACTTTAGAACATTGCCCAATCTTACCAAACCACCTCATCATAAAATTCCCAAAAATCACCATCATCATACTCATCCACTTTCTCCTTCCAACAATGGAAGAGGTGTGGAAAGACATAAACCTTGCTACCTTAAATGACCAAGTCAGTAGCACCCACTCCAACTTGGGAGGAGTAATCCTCCAAGACTTTCTCGCTCGACCCTTCACCATAGACCCACCAAATGCCACTCTTTCCTCACAAACTACTTCTTCTCTCTACGGCCCCCCCTCCTCCCCGGCCCCATCTCTCCTCACTGCTCTCAGCTTGAGCTCTCACCCCCACCTCCTTTTCGACCATCTCACACACAAACCCTCACACCACCACCACCCTCCACCCTCCAACCCCTCCTCCTTAGGCACCAAAAGATTTCCAGAACCCGATTGCAACCTCGGTGACAGAAGAAACAAGCGCATGATCAAGAATCGCGAGTCTGCTGCACGATCGCGAGCCAGGAAACAGGAAAATTAATAACCTTCCTTTTTTCGCTCCTTACTTTTTCCGACCACAATTCTAGGTTTAACTGAATCTAGTAGTTCCGCAAATCCAGGATGCCCGAGcttaaaacaaaaacagtgtTATAAGATTcaatcaaacaaaacaaaaatgtttGTCACTGTTGACTGGATGTATTACGCGCCTTAACgtgtttccattttttttttgtctcttcaGGCTTACACGAACGAACTGGAGGTAGAAGTGGAGCAATTAAAGCAAGAGAATGCAAGGCTGAAAAGGCAGCAAAAACAGGTATGATTATGGTTAGAGAAAATGGGAAAATAATAGTAATGAAATAGTTTGGAGCatactataaataaaaaaagagaagTGGTGTGTGTGATTAATGTGGTACGTGATTAGATATGGTTTGATGTTGCACTGGTATTGCAGTTGAATGAAGTTGCAGGCAGTGAGCAAAAGAAGAAGGGAAGCCTATATCGAGCATCTACGGCTCCATTTTGAGTAGGGTCCTCGATGGTTTAACCCACTTCGCCCACATGGCCCTGAATCTCCGGTTTACCCTTTTGAGTGATAATGACGTAATGGATTTTAGTGCATTTCTGGATTTGCGGTGGCCGCGCTTCCACGTTTACCTTTCAGACCTTAGATAGTAATAGTGTAGTGTAGTAATTTGGGGAATGAATGTATGAGAACAAAGAAGAATgtgctttcttttccttcttgcatTCCCTACTCCCATTAACTTCTTTTCATTGCCCTTTTTATGCTATTTCATTCCTAACTAGTTTTCAAATTTCTTTACTTCTGCACTCAACTATCCATTCTTGCCCTACCCCATCTAACACTACTCTATATCTATCTCTATGTTTTAATTatcactaataatttttttaccccACCATTTCACTTTAAAACctctattaatcttttttctaATCTTTCTATCCCATCAACCTATTTTCTCATTCTCTTTTGAGGTGTAGCATGCATTTAAGTACCCATTGTTTTCCTTTTGAAGAATACTTTTAAGCACTTCGGTTTTCACACATTTaatcatttttctttattttgcttaTCATTAAATCAACCTTATATAACTCTTTTGGTGTATCAAAATATGTTTGATAAGCCATTTAAAcaatctttaatttatttatctaaCATTACAATAAATGTCTTCAAATTtaattcatttcaattttaaaacgATGCTTGGACTAGAAATCAAAGTTATAATCTATTATTAGTTTTAGCAGTTTGATACTTTTTAACCCATTTAGTATAACacttattcttttaaattttagtaaaatattacatttaaaagaaatatgagagtataaaattaataaaaagtataattgtgttttttcaggaaaacttttaaaaataaaaatttcatataacgacatattaattttatctaaaatcttaaaaaaaatgaagttaacTTTTTTACGTACGTAACTTAACGATTCTGGCTAGTGGAAGAGTGGACCAGATATTGGGTAGAGGATACGTTGCACGACAAGACGTTTTGTTTTTTTCCCTACGCGGCAACGATTATTATTTTGTCTCATTAATTCGGATTTTCtttctaaagaaaaaattagttacttaaaaattaaaattattttttaaaatattgctAAATGACTATACATGAAATCGTTGAAACGAGAAACTgggcaaaaaaaaaattatgttttaatgttAAAATACAATTAATTTGATCAAAACTTTTGTTAAACGAATTGTGTTTGAAAACcgaaaataaatacaaatagaAGTATGATTATTAAAACCTATATAACTTGTATTTTCAAATAATCCAAATTATaaagaacattttttttcataattcttTTAAGTCTACTCTCCATTTGATTCAGTGGATGGATCAGAGGTGTAAATACTCATTTATATCATgtagataatttatttttttcagtgTCCATATCTTAAATAGATTTTGTATCAATCAGTCTTTGAACGTTGTTGACTACTGATAATGTTGGGGCCATGTAAACGAGGTTCCACGAACAGCGTGGGTAAGTATCTTGCGAGACACGAGTGTCAAGAAACCGTGGTCCGACATCGGTCACCAGGATGTACCGACGTGCCACTAGTCAGTGTGGAGAAGTCGGACATCAGAGACTCGAACAACAGAGTTGGGcgacgagaggtggatcccataCCACACACTAGTTATCAGtgagggagaagcctaggtcacgagagttcatgcgtgtagagtggatgacgcgtttaggcgtaacacaagtacaAAACCACTGGAAAGATGCAACATGTGAGGGTAACAATAGTGTTGGGCCCACCCTCTCAGAAAGCCCATTTTGGGTAAAGTGGAAatcctagtttcaacctatataaagggaagtaacaaacTTAGTAAGATATGTTATTCATTTGCGCCGCTTAACGCACACTTACAGTCTTacgagttttggtgtttcctagtcctaagattgacttgagcgtcggagtgcaaacggcctgtagaacgccctttgtctttgtgttttcaagCATTCATCAAAGGAAAAGCACGTGCAAGCGCAGGGATTCTGGACGTGAGAGTGACGTAGATGCACGAAGACGTTTTaggtcaaccgacaggaacaaattttaaaaacagttttatgtCAAATTGTTTTGAtctgttttttaaaaaaaattaaaaaagtttaagttatactaataaaattaattttaattttagttataatAATTTGATGCATAAATGATAATGTGTATATATGTTTTAGGAATTTAGTTCCTGTATTTCTTATCACACAGTGCCCAATTTTTTACATACGTTCACAGGGATTtagattttatatattttttaatttattgcgACCAGTGCACAAGTTTTTCTTTTCCTGCAAATGTTAACTTTACCATTCCACCAACACAAGTGTTAAAAAAATCTAGTTATGCTGTTTGAACCTATATAATCAAGGACCTCCATCATAGATTATGTTAATtcaatgttatttttatatatcttggaacaaattataataaaaattaatactcCACCATAATGGATTATGttaatttaaattgataaaaaattgaaacatacaAACTAGGATAAAAAGTAAACATGTAATTCATTACAAattaactttctttttcttttgcattcaaataattaatatatatatatatatatatatatatatatatatatatatatatataatgtgtgTGTGTCTAGTGTGGAATGTGAAATGGAGACTATATGAAACTGCGGGTCTTGTGTGTAAAAATAGCAGATTATTGTGATTTTCACCTCGGACAATTTAATGtgatattattatgtttttatgaaATGTGTGAATTTATAATCTCcaatcata
The sequence above is a segment of the Phaseolus vulgaris cultivar G19833 chromosome 2, P. vulgaris v2.0, whole genome shotgun sequence genome. Coding sequences within it:
- the LOC137810936 gene encoding bZIP transcription factor 27-like, whose amino-acid sequence is MEEVWKDINLATLNDQVSSTHSNLGGVILQDFLARPFTIDPPNATLSSQTTSSLYGPPSSPAPSLLTALSLSSHPHLLFDHLTHKPSHHHHPPPSNPSSLGTKRFPEPDCNLGDRRNKRMIKNRESAARSRARKQAYTNELEVEVEQLKQENARLKRQQKQLNEVAGSEQKKKGSLYRASTAPF